A single genomic interval of Croceibacter atlanticus HTCC2559 harbors:
- the coaE gene encoding dephospho-CoA kinase (Dephospho-CoA kinase (CoaE) performs the final step in coenzyme A biosynthesis.), which yields MITVGLTGGIGSGKSTVAKMFEDLSIPIFIADIEAKRLMNSSKIIRRKLIKEFGDNAYTETGLNRPFIASIVFNNKEKLSILNSIVHPKVHQSYNRWLKKHKDEVYTVYEAAIIFELERQNEFDYTILVTADENLKLDRLIKRDNTTKEELQKRMNNQWSDEKKIPLADFVIENDNLNHTKAQVSIINSQLIKKHNS from the coding sequence ATGATAACAGTAGGTTTAACAGGAGGAATAGGTAGTGGTAAATCTACCGTTGCAAAAATGTTTGAAGATTTAAGCATCCCGATTTTTATTGCAGATATAGAAGCAAAACGCTTAATGAATTCCTCTAAAATTATTAGGCGTAAGCTAATTAAAGAGTTTGGTGATAACGCCTATACAGAAACAGGTTTAAATAGACCATTTATAGCAAGTATTGTATTTAATAATAAGGAAAAACTTTCTATACTAAATTCAATTGTTCATCCTAAAGTACACCAATCCTATAACCGTTGGCTTAAAAAACATAAAGACGAAGTTTATACGGTATATGAAGCAGCTATTATTTTTGAACTAGAAAGGCAGAATGAATTTGATTATACAATTTTAGTAACCGCAGATGAAAATTTGAAATTGGACCGTTTAATAAAACGCGATAATACAACTAAGGAAGAATTACAGAAAAGAATGAATAATCAATGGTCTGATGAAAAGAAAATACCTTTAGCCGACTTTGTAATTGAAAATGATAATTTAAACCACACAAAAGCACAAGTATCTATAATTAATAGTCAATTAATAAAGAAACACAATTCTTAA
- a CDS encoding sensor histidine kinase — protein MSVSLIGIVFVQGYWIKNTVEVNEQQFSLKANQILLDVSNRLELRELEIYYFAFKKVADSIGSAQDVSFGEFFKIQQDDFTNETFIYSNGLLEEDYKISSSFLNSNVDSLKFKKLVKQQAERIIKEKSAQKSPKISDKRIQELINMDPFEKDYIRRAVQIYGSKLPIHRRVPKNVLRDYLTEELEIRNLNTDFEYGIYSNSLATKVRTEDFELKSSSTYGISLFDTQLNKSGYTLYVNFPQKNSLILSSITLLSVLSIIFTLIIIVAYTSALTQLIRQRQISEIKTDFINNMTHEFKTPIATTKLALDFLKNPKAQSKPEILQRYLGMIREENERMNSQVENILQISRLEKNELDIKKEPKNIHDLIKKSMDHVTLLVENRDGYLKSHFGALKTNVLANESHLTNVIVNILDNANKYSPEAPKIDIYTENVKNHILIKIRDQGSGMNKKTRLNIFDKFYRAHTGDVHDVKGHGLGLAYSKRIVEEHYGEITVNSERGKGSTFIIKLPIINQ, from the coding sequence ATGAGTGTCTCACTTATTGGGATTGTTTTTGTTCAAGGGTATTGGATTAAAAATACCGTAGAGGTTAATGAACAACAGTTTTCATTAAAAGCCAATCAAATTCTTCTAGATGTTTCTAACAGATTAGAATTACGTGAGTTAGAAATATATTACTTCGCATTTAAGAAAGTTGCAGATAGTATAGGTTCTGCCCAAGATGTTTCTTTTGGTGAATTCTTCAAAATTCAGCAAGACGATTTTACAAATGAGACATTTATATATTCCAATGGCTTATTAGAGGAAGATTATAAGATATCATCATCATTCTTAAACTCCAATGTTGATAGTTTAAAATTTAAAAAGCTTGTAAAACAACAAGCTGAACGTATTATAAAAGAGAAAAGCGCTCAGAAATCTCCGAAAATATCAGATAAGCGTATTCAGGAGCTTATAAATATGGATCCCTTTGAAAAGGATTATATTAGGCGTGCTGTACAAATTTATGGATCTAAACTGCCTATACATAGGCGTGTGCCAAAAAATGTACTTCGAGATTATCTAACTGAAGAGCTTGAGATTAGAAACTTAAATACAGATTTTGAATATGGTATTTATAGTAATTCATTAGCAACTAAAGTTCGTACAGAAGACTTTGAGTTAAAGTCATCTTCAACCTATGGCATCTCGCTTTTTGACACGCAATTAAATAAAAGTGGTTATACTTTATATGTAAACTTTCCGCAAAAGAATAGCTTGATACTGAGTAGTATAACATTACTTTCTGTATTATCAATCATTTTTACGCTTATCATTATTGTGGCGTATACCAGTGCATTAACCCAATTAATAAGACAGCGTCAAATCTCAGAAATTAAGACAGACTTTATTAATAACATGACGCACGAGTTTAAAACGCCAATTGCTACAACAAAATTGGCTTTGGACTTTTTGAAGAACCCAAAAGCCCAATCTAAACCAGAAATACTACAAAGGTATTTAGGGATGATACGCGAAGAAAATGAGCGTATGAACAGTCAAGTAGAAAACATCTTGCAAATAAGTAGGCTAGAGAAGAATGAACTTGATATTAAGAAAGAACCAAAGAATATTCACGATCTTATTAAGAAGTCTATGGATCACGTAACACTTCTTGTGGAGAATAGAGATGGTTATTTAAAAAGCCACTTTGGAGCATTAAAAACAAATGTATTAGCTAACGAGTCTCACTTAACAAATGTTATTGTAAATATTTTAGACAATGCTAATAAATATTCACCAGAAGCTCCTAAAATAGATATTTACACAGAAAATGTTAAGAACCATATTTTAATTAAAATAAGAGACCAAGGTTCTGGTATGAATAAAAAAACAAGACTTAATATATTTGATAAATTTTACAGAGCACATACAGGAGATGTGCATGATGTAAAAGGACATGGATTGGGTCTTGCTTACTCTAAGCGAATAGTAGAAGAGCATTATGGAGAAATTACCGTAAACTCTGAAAGAGGGAAAGGAAGTACCTTTATAATTAAATTACCAATAATTAATCAATAA
- a CDS encoding response regulator transcription factor produces the protein METENKKILLVEDDPNFGIVLKDYLSMNDYEVTHAKNGMEGFEKFKKDDYDLCILDVMMPYKDGFTLAKEIREKNEEVPIIFLTAKAMKEDVLKGYKVGADDYLNKPFDSEVLLMKIQAIMQRKSTETVADSKQFEFNIGNFHLNSKLRFLTFKEQEPEKLSPKENELLRLLALHANDLMPRELALTKIWRDDNYFTSRSMDVYIAKLRKYLDKDDSVEILNIHGEGFRLVIKEDE, from the coding sequence ATGGAAACTGAAAACAAAAAAATCCTACTGGTAGAAGACGATCCAAATTTTGGAATCGTACTTAAAGATTACCTATCTATGAATGATTACGAAGTAACTCATGCCAAGAATGGTATGGAAGGCTTTGAAAAATTTAAAAAAGACGATTACGATCTTTGTATTCTAGATGTAATGATGCCTTATAAGGATGGCTTTACTTTAGCAAAAGAAATACGAGAAAAGAACGAGGAAGTACCAATTATCTTTTTAACTGCTAAGGCAATGAAAGAAGATGTCCTTAAAGGTTATAAGGTTGGAGCAGATGACTACTTAAATAAGCCGTTTGATAGTGAGGTGCTTTTAATGAAGATTCAAGCTATCATGCAACGTAAGAGTACAGAAACAGTTGCAGACAGTAAGCAATTTGAGTTTAACATTGGTAATTTCCACCTAAACTCTAAATTAAGATTCCTTACGTTTAAGGAACAAGAGCCAGAAAAATTATCTCCTAAAGAAAACGAATTGTTACGCCTTCTTGCATTACATGCTAATGATTTAATGCCAAGAGAGCTAGCACTAACTAAAATCTGGAGAGACGATAACTATTTTACATCTAGAAGTATGGACGTTTATATTGCTAAACTTCGTAAGTACTTAGATAAAGATGATTCTGTTGAAATCCTGAACATACACGGAGAAGGATTTAGACTTGTTATTAAAGAAGACGAATAA
- the miaA gene encoding tRNA (adenosine(37)-N6)-dimethylallyltransferase MiaA — protein sequence MAKTLIAVVGPTAIGKTALSIKLANHYNTEIVSADSRQFYKEMTIGTAVPSKEELSAAKHHFIQNLSVTEDYSVGDFERDGLALLEKLFKLQDIVILVGGSGLYVNAIVKGLNHFPDVDESIRLKLNDSLKNEGLEPLQNQLKTLDPKYFEKVDIHNPHRVIRALEICIGTQKTYTSFLEQDKEERPFNTITVGLEADRTKIYERINDRVDIMMAEGLLKEVKSLEPYKNYNALNTVGYKELFNYLDDEWSLEFAISEIKKNTRRFAKRQLTWFKKNSDTLWFNYKTTEQTIIKVIDNKMQSQ from the coding sequence ATGGCTAAGACTTTAATAGCAGTAGTTGGTCCTACAGCCATTGGAAAAACAGCCTTAAGTATTAAACTGGCTAATCACTACAACACTGAAATAGTTTCAGCAGATTCGAGACAATTTTATAAAGAGATGACAATTGGTACAGCTGTTCCTTCAAAAGAAGAGTTAAGCGCTGCCAAACATCATTTTATTCAGAATCTAAGTGTCACAGAAGATTATTCTGTGGGAGATTTTGAGCGTGATGGATTAGCATTGTTGGAAAAGCTTTTTAAACTTCAGGATATCGTTATTTTAGTTGGTGGTAGCGGTTTGTATGTAAATGCTATTGTTAAAGGGCTTAATCACTTTCCAGATGTTGATGAAAGCATAAGGCTTAAGTTAAATGATAGTCTTAAAAATGAAGGCCTAGAGCCACTACAAAACCAATTAAAAACTTTAGATCCTAAGTACTTTGAAAAGGTAGATATTCACAACCCTCATAGAGTAATTAGAGCGTTAGAAATTTGTATTGGAACACAAAAAACTTATACTTCTTTTTTAGAACAAGATAAAGAAGAACGTCCTTTTAATACTATTACAGTTGGTTTAGAAGCAGATCGAACCAAGATTTACGAACGCATTAATGATCGTGTAGATATAATGATGGCTGAAGGTTTGCTTAAAGAGGTTAAATCTTTAGAACCTTATAAAAACTACAACGCCTTAAATACCGTTGGTTATAAAGAACTCTTTAACTATTTAGATGATGAGTGGTCACTAGAGTTTGCCATTTCTGAAATAAAGAAAAACACACGCCGATTTGCTAAAAGGCAACTTACTTGGTTTAAGAAAAATAGTGACACGCTTTGGTTTAATTACAAAACTACTGAACAAACAATTATTAAAGTTATAGACAATAAAATGCAATCCCAATAA
- a CDS encoding ion transporter: protein MSKGQTRDKIHEIIYEADTPMGKLFDVVLLILILISIIFVMLESVAGLDKWIYEWLYYGEWFITIFFTIEYILRIISIRKPSKYIFSFYGIIDLLSTLPLYLSFILAGSTYLLTVRALRLLRVFRILKIARFIGESNKLVKAIKDSTPKILVFLFSVLVMCIISGTLMYLIEGEASGFKSIPVSVYWCIVTLTTVGFGDIAPVTPLGQLLAAIIMILGYGIIAVPTGIVSAEYVNKDNHSNKGDIKITKEERDALVHINTQVCRHCNATKHQDNAKYCHKCGFILNEE from the coding sequence ATGAGTAAAGGACAAACTAGAGACAAAATTCATGAAATAATTTACGAGGCAGATACGCCTATGGGTAAGTTGTTTGATGTGGTTTTACTAATCTTAATCTTGATTAGTATCATTTTTGTTATGCTAGAAAGTGTGGCTGGATTAGATAAATGGATCTATGAGTGGCTTTATTATGGCGAGTGGTTTATTACAATTTTCTTTACAATTGAGTACATTCTTAGAATAATATCAATAAGAAAGCCTTCAAAATACATCTTTAGCTTTTATGGTATTATAGATTTATTGTCTACTCTTCCACTCTACTTATCATTCATTTTAGCAGGTTCTACTTACTTGCTTACAGTACGTGCTTTAAGACTCTTAAGAGTTTTCAGAATACTGAAAATCGCCCGCTTTATTGGTGAATCTAACAAACTAGTAAAAGCCATAAAAGACAGTACACCTAAAATACTTGTATTTTTATTTAGCGTATTGGTTATGTGTATTATATCTGGGACGCTAATGTATTTAATAGAAGGTGAAGCTAGTGGCTTTAAAAGTATCCCAGTTAGTGTGTATTGGTGTATAGTTACACTTACTACTGTTGGCTTTGGAGATATAGCACCAGTTACGCCTTTAGGACAATTACTTGCGGCTATAATAATGATATTAGGTTACGGTATTATTGCTGTACCTACAGGAATTGTAAGCGCAGAATATGTAAATAAAGATAATCATTCTAATAAAGGAGATATTAAAATCACTAAAGAAGAACGTGATGCTTTAGTACATATTAATACACAGGTTTGCAGGCATTGTAATGCAACTAAGCATCAGGACAATGCTAAATACTGCCATAAATGCGGTTTTATACTTAATGAGGAATAG
- a CDS encoding exonuclease domain-containing protein: MYAILDIETTGGKYNEEGITEIAIYKFDGHEVVDQVISLVNPERPIQPFVVGLTGINNDMLRNAPKFYEIAKRILEITQDCILVAHNAKFDYRILRTEFRRLGYEYERETLCSVELSKKLLPGHASYSLGKLTKALGIPISSRHRADGDAIATVKLFKLLLQKDVDKEIIKANIKTKPKSSLDTKLIRIVEELPSSTGVYYMHDDDGEIIYVGKSKNIRKRLNQHFTSESVKSREMQNEVYAVTHEATGNELVALLKENQEIKKLKPKYNRALKRSVFNYGLYQTYDDNGYLKLYYSKNQTKKTPITTFTNKNQARSFMDRIIEEFGLCLNLTSISNSDSACFNYSIKKCFGACVSEESVEVYNKRIQAIIDKYSFSNQNMIVVDRGRETSEKSALLIENGVFMGVGYFDLNHQISHPDIIRSIITPMENDRDAQHIIQSYMRRNKRLKIVKLQADN, encoded by the coding sequence TTGTACGCAATATTAGACATAGAAACTACTGGCGGAAAGTATAACGAAGAAGGCATAACAGAAATAGCCATCTATAAGTTTGACGGTCATGAAGTAGTAGATCAAGTTATAAGCTTGGTAAACCCAGAGCGTCCTATACAACCCTTTGTAGTAGGTCTAACCGGTATTAACAACGATATGTTACGCAATGCTCCTAAGTTTTATGAGATAGCCAAACGTATTTTAGAAATTACTCAAGATTGTATACTAGTAGCACACAATGCTAAGTTTGATTATAGAATCTTACGTACTGAATTTAGAAGGCTAGGCTATGAATACGAACGTGAAACACTTTGTAGTGTAGAGCTCTCTAAAAAACTATTGCCAGGTCATGCCTCTTACAGCTTAGGAAAACTAACCAAAGCATTAGGAATACCTATTTCATCAAGACATAGAGCAGATGGTGATGCTATTGCTACTGTAAAACTTTTTAAACTCTTATTACAGAAAGATGTAGATAAAGAGATAATTAAAGCCAATATTAAAACAAAACCTAAATCTTCCTTAGACACTAAACTCATTAGGATTGTAGAAGAGTTACCATCTTCTACAGGTGTGTATTATATGCACGATGATGATGGCGAGATTATATACGTAGGTAAAAGTAAAAATATTAGAAAGCGGTTAAACCAACACTTTACAAGTGAATCTGTAAAGAGCCGTGAAATGCAAAATGAAGTTTATGCTGTAACTCATGAAGCTACTGGAAATGAGTTGGTAGCATTACTGAAAGAAAATCAAGAAATTAAAAAACTAAAACCTAAGTACAATAGAGCTTTAAAACGTTCTGTTTTTAATTACGGGTTATACCAAACCTATGATGATAATGGCTACTTAAAACTTTACTACTCAAAAAACCAGACTAAAAAGACTCCTATAACTACGTTTACCAATAAAAATCAAGCACGATCATTTATGGATCGTATAATTGAAGAATTTGGTTTATGTTTAAATTTAACAAGCATTTCTAACTCAGATAGCGCTTGTTTTAATTATTCAATTAAAAAATGTTTTGGTGCTTGTGTTTCAGAGGAATCTGTAGAGGTTTACAATAAACGAATACAAGCTATAATAGATAAGTATAGTTTTTCTAATCAAAATATGATTGTTGTAGATCGTGGTAGAGAAACTTCAGAAAAAAGTGCATTACTTATAGAAAATGGTGTTTTTATGGGTGTTGGGTATTTTGATTTAAATCATCAAATTTCTCATCCAGATATTATAAGATCTATTATTACACCAATGGAAAATGATAGAGATGCACAGCATATCATACAATCTTATATGCGAAGAAATAAACGCCTTAAAATTGTAAAGCTTCAGGCAGATAACTAA
- a CDS encoding YggS family pyridoxal phosphate-dependent enzyme — MNISEQIKYYKSQLPEDVVLVAVSKTKPEEDLLEAYNAGQRVFGENKIQEMTEKWENLPKDIEWHMIGHVQSNKVKYMAEYVNLVHGIDRLKLIKELNKQAQKHDRTINCLLQIKIAEEDTKFGMDINDAEAILNKDFKKTYPNVNVVGFMGMATFTNDEEQVQREFKTLKSHFDRLSKDHNSLKILSMGMSGDYKLAITEGSTMVRIGSAIFGERNYN, encoded by the coding sequence ATGAATATATCAGAACAAATAAAATACTATAAAAGTCAACTTCCTGAAGACGTTGTATTAGTTGCTGTATCTAAAACTAAACCAGAAGAAGATCTCTTAGAAGCTTATAATGCTGGGCAACGTGTGTTTGGTGAAAACAAGATACAGGAAATGACAGAGAAATGGGAAAACTTACCTAAAGATATAGAGTGGCATATGATTGGTCATGTACAAAGCAATAAAGTTAAGTATATGGCAGAATATGTAAACTTAGTTCACGGTATAGATAGGCTTAAATTAATTAAGGAACTTAATAAGCAAGCACAAAAACATGACCGAACAATAAACTGTCTTTTGCAAATAAAGATTGCTGAAGAAGACACTAAGTTTGGAATGGATATTAATGATGCTGAAGCTATCTTGAATAAAGACTTTAAAAAAACGTACCCTAATGTAAATGTGGTTGGCTTTATGGGTATGGCTACATTTACTAATGATGAAGAGCAAGTACAAAGAGAATTTAAAACACTTAAGTCTCATTTTGACAGACTATCAAAAGATCACAACTCATTAAAAATATTATCAATGGGAATGAGTGGAGACTATAAGTTAGCCATAACAGAAGGAAGTACAATGGTTAGGATTGGAAGTGCTATTTTTGGAGAACGTAATTACAATTAG
- a CDS encoding DUF1015 domain-containing protein: protein MAVIRPFNAVRPTRDKVSLIASRSYQSYTPAEREARLDHNPYSFLHIVNPGYKYQKVINGEERFELVRNRYQEFKEDGIFIKDKVPSLYIYKIIDRDFQEFTGIIGASSAEDYQNNIIKKHEDTIEYRETLFKDYLKTVGFNAEPVLLTYEENETISSIMKKVMASRAEYEFTTTYRDTHYLWPITGTQEIDTIVKEFEQMPELYIADGHHRSASSVLLNHDMSSSKDSNINESYKYFMSYYISEENLKIHQFNRLVRDLNGLSKEEFLIKLDMVFRIENRGTQQYRPSKKHHFSMYLDGHFYSLYLRKRYRNFNNPLEALDTQILYDILLNPILGIEDVRNDKRLSYIHGKNDLVDVKYAVDAKEFEVGFGMLPITMEELKSIADNNLTMPPKSTYIEPKLRSGICIYEF, encoded by the coding sequence GTGGCAGTAATACGTCCTTTTAATGCTGTACGACCAACACGTGATAAGGTAAGCCTAATCGCCTCTAGATCGTACCAAAGTTACACGCCAGCAGAGCGTGAGGCAAGACTAGACCACAATCCGTATTCGTTTTTACATATAGTAAATCCTGGTTATAAGTACCAAAAGGTTATTAATGGTGAAGAACGTTTTGAGCTTGTAAGAAATAGATATCAAGAATTTAAAGAAGATGGCATCTTTATAAAAGATAAGGTGCCATCTTTATATATCTATAAAATTATTGATAGAGACTTTCAAGAGTTTACGGGAATTATTGGTGCTTCCAGCGCAGAAGATTACCAAAACAATATTATAAAGAAGCACGAAGATACTATAGAGTATCGCGAAACCTTGTTTAAGGATTACCTTAAAACTGTAGGGTTTAACGCAGAACCTGTATTACTTACCTACGAGGAAAATGAGACCATATCTTCTATAATGAAAAAGGTTATGGCTTCTCGAGCTGAGTATGAGTTTACTACCACATATAGAGACACCCATTACCTATGGCCTATTACTGGCACTCAAGAAATAGATACTATTGTAAAAGAGTTTGAGCAAATGCCGGAGCTTTATATAGCAGATGGCCACCATAGGTCTGCTTCTTCAGTTTTACTAAATCATGATATGTCTTCGAGTAAAGATTCTAACATAAATGAATCTTACAAGTATTTTATGAGTTACTATATTTCTGAGGAGAATCTAAAAATTCATCAATTTAATAGGTTGGTAAGAGATTTAAATGGCCTTAGTAAAGAAGAGTTTCTAATTAAACTCGATATGGTTTTCAGAATAGAAAATAGAGGCACACAACAATACAGGCCTTCTAAAAAACATCATTTTAGTATGTATTTAGATGGGCATTTTTATTCTTTATATCTAAGAAAACGCTATCGTAATTTCAATAATCCATTAGAAGCCTTAGACACTCAAATTTTATACGATATATTACTTAATCCAATATTAGGAATTGAGGATGTTAGAAACGATAAGCGCTTATCTTACATTCACGGTAAAAATGATTTGGTAGATGTAAAGTACGCTGTAGATGCTAAAGAATTTGAAGTAGGGTTTGGTATGTTACCAATTACTATGGAAGAGTTAAAAAGTATTGCAGATAACAACCTAACAATGCCACCCAAAAGTACTTATATAGAGCCTAAATTAAGAAGTGGTATCTGTATATATGAGTTTTAA
- a CDS encoding 3-hydroxybutyryl-CoA dehydrogenase has product MKNIAVIGAGTMGNGIAHTFAQFGYKVQLIDISEASLKRGMDTITKNLDRMVAKEKITEEDKQNTLDNLYTTTSIAKGVEYAGLVVEAATENVDLKLNIFRELDEVCPDDTILATNTSSISITQIGAVTSRPDQVIGMHFMNPVPVMKLVEIIRGYNTSDEVTNTIMELSKKLNKIPVEVNDYPGFVANRILMPMINESIETLYNGVAGVYEIDTVMKLGMAHPMGPLQLADFIGLDVCLSILEVMYEGFKNPKYAPCPLLVNMVRAGKLGVKSGEGFYDYSENRKAEVVSKQFA; this is encoded by the coding sequence ATGAAAAATATAGCAGTAATAGGTGCAGGAACAATGGGCAACGGTATAGCACATACTTTTGCGCAATTTGGTTACAAAGTACAACTTATAGATATTTCTGAGGCATCTTTAAAACGTGGTATGGATACCATTACAAAGAACTTAGACCGTATGGTTGCCAAGGAAAAAATTACTGAAGAAGACAAACAAAACACATTAGATAATCTTTATACTACAACAAGTATAGCTAAAGGTGTTGAGTATGCAGGTTTAGTTGTAGAGGCTGCTACAGAAAATGTAGATTTAAAATTAAATATTTTTAGAGAGTTAGATGAGGTTTGTCCAGACGATACCATCTTGGCAACAAATACTTCTTCTATTTCTATTACACAAATTGGCGCTGTAACGTCTAGACCAGATCAAGTAATCGGGATGCACTTTATGAATCCTGTACCTGTAATGAAATTGGTCGAAATTATTAGAGGTTACAATACTAGTGATGAGGTTACCAATACTATTATGGAGCTTTCTAAAAAGCTAAATAAGATTCCTGTCGAGGTAAATGATTATCCAGGATTTGTAGCTAACCGTATCTTAATGCCTATGATAAATGAATCTATCGAAACACTATACAACGGTGTCGCTGGTGTTTATGAAATAGATACAGTTATGAAATTAGGAATGGCACATCCAATGGGACCATTACAATTAGCAGATTTTATTGGTTTAGATGTTTGTCTTTCTATTTTAGAGGTAATGTATGAAGGCTTTAAAAATCCTAAATATGCTCCTTGCCCACTATTGGTAAATATGGTTCGTGCAGGTAAGTTAGGTGTAAAGTCTGGTGAAGGCTTTTACGATTATTCAGAAAACAGAAAAGCAGAAGTTGTTAGCAAACAGTTTGCTTAA